One window of the Archaeoglobus sulfaticallidus PM70-1 genome contains the following:
- the trxB gene encoding thioredoxin-disulfide reductase, giving the protein MEEYDLIIVGAGPAGSTAAIYGARYGLKVAFFESVDPVSQLTLTPVIENFPGFEGNGFELVQKIKEQAIRFGAEHKYENVDSIEKRENRFIVRSGENEYSAKAVIIATGGRHKELGIPGEKEFVGRGVSYCATCDGNFFRGKKVVVIGGGNTAATEAIYLKEIGCDVSIVHRRDELRADKAHQNEIFKRGIPVIWNSIPVRIEGKDVVERIILYNKVEDREFAVDVSAVFIAIGINPATQIVANLGVEMDSRGYIIVNKNQETSVQGVFAAGDCCNNPLKQAITAAGDGAVAANSAFEYIRSLK; this is encoded by the coding sequence ATGGAGGAGTATGACCTGATAATCGTTGGTGCCGGGCCGGCAGGAAGTACGGCAGCTATATACGGGGCAAGGTATGGGCTGAAAGTGGCGTTTTTTGAGAGTGTAGATCCTGTTTCTCAGCTTACATTAACTCCTGTGATAGAGAACTTTCCGGGATTTGAGGGAAATGGGTTTGAGCTTGTGCAGAAGATAAAAGAACAAGCAATAAGATTCGGAGCAGAGCATAAGTACGAGAATGTAGATAGCATTGAAAAGAGAGAGAACAGATTCATAGTGAGATCTGGAGAGAACGAGTATTCCGCTAAAGCTGTAATAATCGCAACCGGTGGGAGGCACAAAGAGCTTGGAATACCGGGAGAGAAAGAGTTCGTTGGCAGAGGTGTGAGCTACTGTGCAACATGTGATGGCAACTTCTTCAGAGGGAAAAAGGTTGTTGTAATTGGTGGAGGAAACACCGCTGCCACTGAAGCGATCTACCTAAAAGAGATAGGCTGTGATGTGAGCATAGTCCATAGACGGGATGAGTTGAGGGCAGACAAAGCACATCAGAATGAGATTTTCAAAAGAGGGATACCGGTGATCTGGAACTCCATTCCTGTAAGAATCGAGGGTAAGGATGTTGTTGAGAGGATTATATTATACAACAAAGTAGAGGATAGGGAGTTTGCTGTGGATGTGAGTGCTGTATTTATCGCAATAGGAATAAATCCGGCAACCCAAATTGTCGCGAATCTTGGAGTTGAGATGGATTCTAGAGGGTACATAATCGTGAACAAAAATCAGGAAACGAGTGTTCAGGGAGTGTTCGCTGCAGGTGATTGCTGTAACAATCCCCTGAAGCAGGCGATAACCGCAGCAGGAGATGGGGCAGTTGCAGCCAATTCAGCATTCGAATACATCAGAAGCCTAAAGTGA
- the alaS gene encoding alanine--tRNA ligase, producing MSLEKEYLDIAFLNDNGFIRKKCPKCGKYFWTIDEKREVCGDPPCGTYTFINRPVFKKKFNLSDMREYYLSFFEKRDHERIERYPVIARWRDDIYLTIASIADFQPFVTSGVVPPPANPLTISQPCIRMDDLDSVGRTGRHLTLFEMMAHHAFNNPEQEIYWKSETVEYCTELLEELGVNREDIIYKEEPWAGGGNAGPCLEGIVGGLEVATLVFMNLETHPDGDIEIKGEKYRKMPNYIVDTGYGLERFTWASQGTPTVYDAIFPEVLEMIVSNSNVRHFTDDEEVARIVGESSKVAGVLGTLRGEALIQLRKSVAEKIGIDVEKLEKIVKPLENVYALADHTRAILFMLGDGLVPSNAGAGYLGRLMIRRSLRIAEELEFELSLFDLVEMHRKILREFSFPTPLETIQEILELEMDRYSVTISKGIGLVERTIARKKKIEKEDLIEFYDSNGVPPELAVRIAKEKGVEVEMPEDFYAELAERHSRAEKKKESELKLDYPQTEKLYYNSKLLEFESEVIGVEGDYVILDRTAFYPESGGQDNDTGVILTEKGELKVVDVIDQNGIILHKVEGNFRPEPGMKVKGIIDRDRRFRHMRHHSATHLILYSAKKVLGKHVWQAGARKEWDKARLDITHYKRPTDEEIAEIERIANQEVMANKPVTWTFMDRIEAEKEYGFELYQGGVPPGREIRVVRVGDDVQACGGTHCDTTGEIGLIKIMKIESIQDGVIRIEYSAGEAALDFIAKEEEYLREAGSILRVEPSMLPKTVKRFFDEWKEQKKEIERLTSEIAKLKAQLLLEKAEEYDSIPVIAEIFEDMDHQEMVKLGFALAEKGAVGCLISKKDKVKVITFSGKDDINAVDLIREIGKYIKGGGGGKRNLAQGAGQIAPSRDDLVKYIFTFLGRLSR from the coding sequence ATGAGTTTGGAGAAGGAGTATCTTGATATTGCTTTCCTAAACGATAATGGATTTATAAGGAAAAAGTGCCCCAAATGCGGAAAGTACTTCTGGACGATCGACGAGAAAAGGGAGGTTTGTGGAGATCCACCATGTGGAACATACACATTCATTAATCGGCCAGTGTTCAAAAAGAAGTTCAACCTTTCTGATATGCGAGAATACTACCTGTCCTTTTTTGAGAAAAGAGACCATGAGAGGATTGAAAGGTATCCTGTGATTGCGAGGTGGAGAGATGACATATATCTAACAATCGCATCCATAGCTGACTTCCAGCCCTTCGTAACCTCTGGAGTCGTTCCGCCTCCAGCAAATCCGCTGACGATCTCTCAACCGTGCATAAGGATGGATGATCTGGATTCTGTGGGGAGAACTGGAAGACATCTAACACTCTTTGAGATGATGGCGCATCATGCCTTTAACAACCCTGAGCAGGAGATCTACTGGAAGAGTGAGACTGTTGAATATTGCACAGAGCTTTTGGAGGAGCTCGGGGTAAACAGAGAGGATATAATTTACAAAGAAGAGCCGTGGGCTGGTGGAGGTAATGCGGGCCCATGCCTGGAGGGTATTGTTGGTGGACTGGAGGTTGCAACACTTGTTTTCATGAACCTCGAGACACATCCAGATGGAGACATCGAGATAAAAGGTGAAAAATACAGAAAAATGCCAAATTACATTGTTGATACTGGATATGGACTTGAGAGATTTACATGGGCGAGCCAGGGAACTCCTACAGTTTACGATGCGATATTTCCAGAAGTTCTTGAGATGATTGTCAGCAACAGCAATGTAAGACATTTCACCGATGATGAAGAGGTAGCGAGGATAGTTGGAGAGAGCTCAAAGGTTGCTGGAGTCCTCGGTACACTGAGGGGTGAGGCTCTTATCCAGCTGAGGAAGAGCGTTGCAGAGAAGATTGGTATTGATGTTGAGAAACTTGAGAAGATTGTGAAGCCTCTTGAGAATGTCTATGCCCTTGCAGACCATACCAGAGCAATCCTATTCATGCTGGGAGATGGGTTAGTGCCATCCAATGCCGGAGCCGGGTATCTCGGCAGATTGATGATCAGGAGGAGTTTGAGGATTGCCGAAGAGCTGGAGTTTGAATTGAGCCTGTTCGATCTGGTTGAAATGCACAGAAAGATACTGAGGGAATTCAGCTTCCCGACACCGCTTGAAACGATTCAGGAGATTCTGGAGCTTGAAATGGACAGGTATAGTGTTACGATAAGCAAGGGTATCGGCCTGGTGGAGAGAACGATAGCGAGGAAGAAGAAGATTGAGAAGGAAGATCTGATAGAATTCTATGACTCAAATGGTGTTCCACCTGAGCTTGCCGTTAGAATAGCTAAGGAGAAGGGCGTTGAGGTTGAGATGCCTGAGGACTTCTATGCCGAACTTGCTGAGAGACATTCCAGGGCTGAAAAGAAGAAGGAGAGTGAGCTAAAGCTGGATTATCCGCAAACCGAGAAGCTGTACTACAACTCAAAGCTTCTTGAGTTTGAAAGTGAGGTAATAGGTGTTGAGGGTGATTATGTTATCCTCGACAGGACAGCCTTCTATCCAGAAAGTGGTGGTCAGGATAACGATACTGGTGTTATCTTAACAGAAAAGGGTGAACTGAAGGTTGTTGATGTAATAGATCAGAATGGAATAATCCTTCACAAAGTCGAGGGCAATTTCAGGCCCGAACCGGGAATGAAGGTTAAGGGTATAATAGACAGGGACAGAAGGTTCAGGCACATGAGACACCATTCAGCGACCCACCTGATTCTCTATTCTGCCAAGAAAGTTCTTGGAAAGCATGTGTGGCAAGCAGGAGCGAGAAAGGAATGGGATAAGGCAAGGCTGGATATAACGCACTACAAGAGGCCAACCGATGAGGAAATTGCGGAGATAGAGAGAATCGCAAATCAGGAGGTTATGGCGAACAAACCCGTTACCTGGACTTTCATGGACAGGATTGAAGCGGAGAAGGAGTATGGCTTCGAACTGTATCAGGGAGGAGTTCCACCGGGCAGAGAGATAAGGGTTGTCAGGGTTGGAGATGATGTTCAGGCTTGCGGTGGAACCCACTGCGACACAACTGGCGAGATCGGTTTAATCAAGATAATGAAGATCGAGTCAATTCAGGATGGAGTCATAAGGATTGAGTACTCTGCTGGAGAAGCTGCTTTGGACTTCATAGCGAAGGAGGAGGAATATCTCAGGGAAGCTGGAAGTATCCTGAGAGTTGAACCATCAATGCTTCCAAAAACCGTTAAGAGATTCTTCGATGAGTGGAAGGAGCAGAAGAAGGAGATAGAGCGGCTAACATCCGAGATTGCGAAATTGAAAGCTCAGCTACTGCTTGAAAAAGCGGAGGAGTATGATTCGATACCTGTGATTGCAGAGATATTTGAGGATATGGACCATCAGGAGATGGTGAAGCTTGGCTTCGCTCTGGCAGAGAAAGGTGCTGTTGGTTGCCTGATCTCCAAGAAGGACAAGGTTAAGGTTATAACCTTCAGCGGGAAAGATGACATTAATGCCGTTGATCTGATCAGAGAGATCGGAAAGTACATAAAGGGAGGCGGAGGAGGCAAGAGAAATCTTGCCCAGGGTGCTGGACAGATAGCTCCTTCAAGAGACGACCTCGTGAAGTACATATTCACATTTCTTGGAAGGCTGAGCAGATAA
- the cofE gene encoding coenzyme F420-0:L-glutamate ligase, whose product MDRVEFIPVKGIPLIRVGDDIADIIADRFELEDGDVVVICSTVVSKSEGRVRKLEDYKPSSKAVKIAKKIGKTPEFVQAVMEESEEILIDSPFLLVKAKFGNICVNAGIDASNVEKGYIILPPLNPDKSAEKIMKRLREITGKRVGVIITDTNGRCFRYGVVGVSIGLSNVIALKDWVGKKDLFGNELEVTVEAVADEIAGMANLIMGEGGDGIPVVVVRGLDVIEEGRAEDLYRKESDDVIRKIIKDHRAWKES is encoded by the coding sequence ATGGATAGGGTTGAGTTCATACCGGTCAAGGGAATTCCGCTGATACGAGTGGGAGATGACATAGCCGATATTATCGCAGACAGGTTCGAGCTTGAGGACGGAGATGTGGTTGTAATCTGCTCAACAGTGGTATCCAAAAGCGAGGGCAGGGTGAGAAAGCTTGAGGACTACAAACCAAGCAGTAAAGCAGTAAAAATTGCCAAAAAGATCGGCAAAACTCCTGAGTTCGTTCAGGCTGTTATGGAGGAGTCGGAAGAAATCCTAATCGACTCTCCTTTTCTTTTAGTTAAGGCAAAATTCGGGAACATATGTGTCAATGCTGGCATTGACGCGAGCAATGTGGAGAAGGGATACATAATACTTCCACCCTTAAATCCAGATAAAAGTGCCGAGAAAATAATGAAAAGGCTTAGAGAAATAACGGGAAAGAGAGTTGGGGTTATAATAACCGACACCAACGGCAGGTGTTTCAGATATGGTGTTGTTGGCGTCTCCATAGGCCTGAGCAATGTTATCGCACTGAAAGACTGGGTGGGTAAAAAGGACCTATTCGGAAATGAGCTTGAGGTTACCGTCGAGGCTGTGGCTGATGAGATTGCAGGGATGGCAAACCTGATTATGGGTGAAGGGGGAGATGGAATTCCTGTGGTGGTTGTCAGAGGGCTGGATGTAATCGAAGAGGGAAGAGCTGAAGATCTGTACAGAAAAGAGAGCGATGATGTTATAAGGAAGATAATAAAGGATCACAGAGCATGGAAAGAATCCTAG
- a CDS encoding ATP-grasp domain-containing protein, translating into MERILVVGNNVRNVVQSAFKSGFEVYALTKFVDSDLALFSKKVYLIEEESREWVLERANELAERYNARVVLASGYEDIEVKADVLGCEPSKIHDVVDKLKFYRKLESAGLPFPELKSEVDGRVIVKPIRGGGGEDIKLLENEICGKDFLIQEYIEGFPCSASLIVGKDAEVISLNRILAGWSEMNADGFRYSGNTTPLDVKQELRKKLSRLAVELCELFELKGSVGVDFVVDRNMNPYIIEMNPRFQGSLDAIEWSMDVSLFRLHYLAVEGKKVEVPKARRFAGRFVLFADRTIEIRRNLFGNPFFADIPFKGTVYQKDDPVVSILCSGNSESDVMEKAVDRRNLFLKLNHSA; encoded by the coding sequence ATGGAAAGAATCCTAGTTGTGGGAAACAATGTCAGGAATGTTGTTCAATCCGCTTTCAAGTCTGGTTTTGAGGTTTACGCACTTACAAAGTTCGTTGACTCAGATCTGGCACTGTTTTCCAAAAAAGTCTACCTCATTGAGGAAGAATCCAGAGAGTGGGTTTTGGAGAGAGCGAATGAACTTGCAGAGAGATATAATGCTCGAGTAGTTCTGGCTTCTGGCTACGAAGACATCGAAGTTAAGGCGGATGTGCTTGGCTGTGAACCATCGAAGATTCATGATGTTGTGGATAAACTCAAATTCTACAGAAAGCTTGAGAGTGCCGGTTTACCATTTCCAGAGCTTAAAAGTGAGGTTGATGGTAGAGTGATTGTGAAGCCCATCAGGGGCGGGGGTGGAGAGGACATAAAGCTCTTGGAAAATGAAATATGCGGCAAAGATTTTCTGATCCAGGAATACATCGAGGGTTTTCCATGTTCTGCGTCGCTAATTGTTGGAAAAGATGCAGAAGTCATCTCACTAAACAGAATACTGGCTGGGTGGAGTGAGATGAATGCCGATGGCTTCAGATATTCAGGTAACACAACACCACTGGATGTTAAACAGGAATTGAGAAAAAAACTTTCCAGACTTGCTGTTGAGCTCTGCGAACTATTCGAGCTGAAAGGCTCGGTTGGCGTGGATTTTGTAGTTGACAGGAATATGAATCCATATATTATAGAGATGAACCCGAGATTTCAGGGATCTCTCGATGCGATTGAGTGGAGCATGGATGTTTCACTTTTCAGGCTGCACTATCTCGCAGTAGAGGGTAAAAAAGTGGAGGTACCAAAGGCAAGGAGGTTTGCCGGGAGGTTCGTTCTCTTTGCGGATAGAACGATTGAGATAAGGAGAAATCTGTTTGGCAATCCATTTTTTGCTGACATACCCTTCAAAGGCACGGTATATCAAAAGGATGATCCCGTAGTATCCATATTGTGTTCTGGAAATAGTGAATCAGATGTCATGGAAAAAGCTGTAGATAGAAGAAATCTATTTTTAAAGCTGAATCATTCTGCGTAG
- a CDS encoding thioredoxin family protein, whose protein sequence is MNNEKIFKLNKNNWREIVGSGVVVVDFYADWCPPCFKIEPILEELAEAFKNKVKVCKFNVEEDDEIPTKYGIQVLPTIYVFKNGDTYSGVEGLAKKESIFKLVESALYAE, encoded by the coding sequence ATGAACAACGAAAAAATCTTCAAGCTGAACAAGAACAACTGGAGAGAGATAGTTGGCTCAGGTGTGGTCGTGGTTGATTTCTATGCGGACTGGTGTCCGCCATGTTTCAAGATCGAGCCAATACTTGAAGAGTTAGCTGAGGCTTTCAAAAACAAGGTAAAGGTTTGCAAGTTCAATGTTGAAGAGGATGATGAAATTCCAACAAAATACGGAATTCAAGTTCTGCCGACAATCTATGTGTTCAAGAACGGTGACACATACAGCGGAGTAGAGGGGCTTGCCAAAAAGGAGTCTATTTTCAAGCTTGTAGAATCCGCACTCTACGCAGAATGA
- a CDS encoding adenine nucleotide alpha hydrolase family protein, with translation MRLLSLLSGGIDSPVSAYLMLKRGFEVDFLHFYYSRDFEKIVDIISRLKDLFNYSPRLFVAPHSRIVEITRKYERRFTCVYCKISMLKCAEKLAEKINAQGLLMGDSLGQVASQTIQNLFVEDRAVKIPVLRPLIGLDKVEIIDISRKAGLYEISIRKTVPCPAVPEKPATSVSIDRIDLGVDVSEAAEFEEIQI, from the coding sequence ATGAGATTGCTCTCACTGCTTTCAGGAGGAATCGACTCACCGGTCTCAGCATACCTCATGCTCAAGAGGGGGTTTGAGGTGGACTTTCTTCATTTTTATTATTCCAGAGATTTTGAGAAGATAGTGGATATAATTTCAAGGCTTAAGGATCTTTTTAACTACAGTCCGAGGCTTTTTGTGGCTCCACACAGTAGAATAGTCGAGATAACGAGAAAATATGAAAGGAGGTTTACATGTGTTTACTGCAAGATATCGATGCTCAAATGCGCTGAAAAGCTTGCCGAAAAAATAAACGCTCAGGGACTGCTCATGGGAGACAGTCTGGGTCAGGTAGCCAGCCAGACGATACAGAATTTGTTTGTGGAAGACAGGGCTGTAAAAATTCCAGTTCTCAGACCGCTCATCGGGCTTGATAAGGTTGAGATAATAGACATTTCCAGAAAAGCTGGGTTGTACGAAATATCGATCAGAAAAACCGTACCATGTCCCGCTGTACCAGAAAAACCGGCAACTTCTGTAAGCATTGACAGAATAGATTTGGGTGTAGATGTTTCTGAGGCTGCGGAATTTGAGGAAATTCAGATATAG
- a CDS encoding flavin reductase family protein produces the protein MNPQALYKISYGLYVVASMKDGRFNAQIANTVFQVTSQPVKVAVCINKQNLTHEFIEHSGLFSVSILKKETPMKFIGTFGFRSGRDIDKFEGVNYITGKKGTPIVVDNSVAYIEAEVVNSLDVGSHTLFVGEVIDAEIFDDGEVMTYDYYHSIKKGKTPKTATVYFEQK, from the coding sequence ATGAACCCACAGGCTCTCTATAAGATAAGCTACGGGCTTTATGTTGTAGCTAGTATGAAAGACGGGAGGTTCAATGCCCAGATAGCAAACACGGTTTTTCAGGTGACATCTCAGCCTGTAAAGGTTGCAGTGTGTATAAACAAGCAGAATTTAACCCACGAGTTCATCGAACATTCTGGACTGTTTTCGGTTTCGATTTTGAAGAAAGAGACACCGATGAAGTTCATCGGAACCTTCGGGTTTAGGAGTGGGAGGGACATCGATAAATTCGAAGGTGTGAATTATATCACAGGAAAGAAAGGAACACCTATAGTTGTTGACAACTCTGTCGCATACATCGAAGCTGAAGTTGTGAATTCTCTGGATGTTGGAAGTCACACCCTCTTCGTTGGAGAGGTCATAGATGCAGAAATTTTTGATGACGGAGAGGTTATGACATACGACTACTACCACTCGATAAAGAAGGGCAAAACTCCGAAAACGGCAACGGTGTATTTCGAACAAAAATGA
- a CDS encoding DUF63 family protein — protein sequence MGIYEFIKKYYIDSLVYKQGYNIVNTLTFAIILILAVVAIYKYLSKRIKFDEKFVIANIPYILLGSSVRVVEDAEFLKPPISYFFMTPFIYIVIFLIAFPTLVISLRKKEDYWKYYAAVGVFLSAAVLAMLFSSLEVIHGWLIPVTLTAAFLFAAAYHFLTRKFYPKMHNGLSDLVFFSHMVDGFATFLGIQFLGYWELHVLPRFLIDTFGAWVMVPSKIIVFLAVLYILDTSEDDIHFVNFIKFVLVVLGLAPGMRDALRMCFAT from the coding sequence ATGGGCATTTACGAATTTATAAAAAAGTACTATATTGATTCTCTCGTTTACAAGCAGGGGTACAACATAGTGAACACCCTGACATTTGCGATAATTCTGATATTGGCTGTAGTTGCAATCTACAAATACCTGAGCAAGCGCATAAAGTTCGATGAGAAGTTCGTTATCGCCAACATTCCATACATCCTGCTTGGATCATCTGTCAGAGTTGTGGAGGATGCGGAATTCCTGAAACCTCCGATATCCTATTTCTTCATGACTCCCTTTATATACATCGTGATATTCCTGATAGCCTTTCCAACCCTGGTGATTTCTTTAAGGAAAAAAGAAGATTACTGGAAGTACTATGCCGCAGTTGGAGTTTTCCTCTCTGCTGCCGTACTGGCGATGTTATTCTCCAGTCTTGAAGTAATCCATGGATGGTTGATTCCTGTAACGCTGACCGCAGCTTTTTTGTTCGCAGCAGCTTATCATTTTCTGACCAGGAAATTCTATCCGAAGATGCACAACGGGCTGAGCGATCTGGTTTTCTTCTCACACATGGTAGATGGATTCGCAACATTTCTGGGCATACAGTTTCTGGGATACTGGGAGTTGCATGTTCTTCCAAGGTTTCTGATTGATACCTTTGGAGCATGGGTTATGGTTCCGTCAAAAATAATCGTCTTTCTAGCTGTGCTGTACATTCTTGATACATCGGAAGATGACATACACTTTGTTAACTTCATAAAGTTCGTGCTTGTTGTTCTTGGCCTAGCACCGGGAATGAGGGATGCTTTGAGGATGTGTTTCGCGACATGA
- the ku gene encoding non-homologous end joining protein Ku — MKAVWKGSISFGLVNVPIKLYTSTLPKDVEFKLLHREDGGRVRYKRVCEKCGKELGKNDIVKGYEISKDEYVLLTDEDFEKIPLKTTKTIQIRQFFSPEELGVVFYNGFYYISPEKGSERAYYLLRRAMEETNSIGIGKVTMRNKENLVAVRPYDGGLILVQLHFLEEIRNPMEVPFWGKEEDITEEEIELAKKLILAMKKPLRIEEFVDEYKNALLELINAKIEGREVKVSEELEEVKSLIEALKESLEVIES; from the coding sequence ATGAAAGCCGTATGGAAAGGCTCGATATCTTTTGGCTTGGTTAATGTCCCTATCAAGCTGTACACATCAACGCTTCCGAAAGATGTCGAGTTCAAGCTTTTGCACAGAGAGGATGGCGGGAGGGTTAGATACAAGCGGGTTTGCGAGAAGTGCGGAAAGGAGCTCGGGAAAAATGATATTGTAAAGGGTTATGAGATTTCCAAGGATGAGTATGTCCTGCTGACGGATGAGGATTTCGAGAAAATTCCGCTGAAAACGACGAAGACAATACAGATAAGGCAGTTCTTTTCTCCAGAGGAGCTTGGGGTTGTATTTTACAACGGCTTCTACTATATTTCTCCTGAAAAAGGATCTGAGAGGGCGTACTATCTCTTGCGTAGGGCAATGGAGGAAACGAACAGCATAGGTATCGGAAAGGTAACGATGAGAAATAAGGAAAACCTTGTTGCAGTTCGACCATACGATGGTGGACTGATACTTGTCCAGCTACACTTTCTGGAGGAGATCAGGAATCCCATGGAAGTTCCTTTCTGGGGTAAAGAGGAGGACATAACTGAGGAGGAGATTGAGCTGGCCAAAAAGCTCATACTTGCGATGAAAAAACCTCTGAGAATAGAGGAGTTCGTTGATGAGTATAAGAACGCTCTGCTTGAGCTGATAAACGCTAAAATTGAGGGTAGAGAGGTTAAGGTTTCAGAAGAGCTTGAGGAGGTCAAGTCCCTGATAGAGGCTTTGAAAGAGAGCCTTGAAGTTATTGAGAGCTAG
- the ligD gene encoding non-homologous end-joining DNA ligase has product MAAKDQITKDWFYKNIDPMLAVKGKPFSSSDYLYEIKWDGTRCIAFVDVDENRLRLQNRRFLDIKYRYPEFRFHEQFSKSVVLDGEIVVLHNGRSDFRLLQKREQIENRAKIRILSSMYPAVYVVFDILWDGEWIMDLPLIERKKILSELTDTAENLMISDYILGEGTEFYKKAIELGFEGIMAKKLESPYILGRSDYWIKIKRKNTIDAVIIGYMSGEGVREQHFGSLLLGLYDGSDLIYIGRVGTGFDSEFLEYFAKRIKKLVVDRLSIKNFEEIEMVRRDVGLIKPYYVAEVEFLEVTNELKLRAPVFKRLRLDKDPKDCRIDQLRDG; this is encoded by the coding sequence ATGGCTGCCAAAGACCAGATCACAAAGGACTGGTTCTATAAAAATATAGATCCAATGCTGGCAGTTAAGGGAAAACCATTCAGCAGTTCTGACTATCTGTATGAGATCAAGTGGGATGGAACGAGATGCATAGCGTTTGTGGATGTTGATGAAAACCGCCTCAGGCTGCAGAACAGGAGATTTCTGGATATAAAATACAGATATCCTGAGTTCAGATTTCACGAACAGTTTTCAAAGAGTGTTGTTCTGGATGGTGAAATAGTTGTACTGCATAACGGCAGGTCGGACTTCAGACTCCTCCAAAAGAGGGAGCAAATTGAGAACAGAGCGAAGATCAGGATTCTTTCCAGCATGTATCCTGCAGTATATGTGGTCTTCGACATTCTGTGGGATGGGGAATGGATTATGGATCTTCCGCTGATAGAGCGAAAGAAGATCCTGTCTGAACTTACAGATACAGCGGAAAATCTAATGATTTCGGACTACATTCTTGGAGAAGGGACTGAATTTTACAAAAAAGCAATCGAACTCGGCTTTGAGGGCATAATGGCGAAAAAGCTTGAGAGTCCGTATATCTTGGGGAGAAGTGATTACTGGATCAAGATTAAAAGGAAGAATACCATAGATGCGGTGATCATAGGTTATATGAGTGGTGAGGGCGTGAGAGAGCAGCATTTTGGCTCCCTGCTTCTCGGTCTATATGATGGGAGTGACCTGATCTACATAGGCAGGGTTGGAACGGGATTCGATTCCGAGTTCTTGGAATATTTTGCTAAGAGAATAAAAAAGCTGGTTGTTGATAGGCTTAGCATCAAAAACTTCGAGGAGATCGAAATGGTAAGGAGGGATGTGGGACTCATCAAACCATACTATGTCGCCGAAGTTGAATTTCTGGAAGTTACGAATGAACTCAAGTTAAGGGCTCCGGTTTTCAAAAGGTTAAGGCTGGATAAGGATCCGAAGGATTGTAGAATAGATCAGCTTAGGGATGGTTGA
- a CDS encoding MBL fold metallo-hydrolase, whose protein sequence is MGIRKLEAKGCNVYLLNNYLIDTGTSNSGEMILKQISDEKIDGIIITHAHLDHIGSAGFLQRELGCKVYAHELDIPYILGDKKLRYSGFLGILVRFGERLFKWEPPEEVEKIDKILDVFEVGESTHTDIAALHTPGHTPGSICLIYDKNLICGDLLRDGKLSNKSFCSDYEQYLHSVRAIMDLDFELVYSGHGRVFRKEEIKGIY, encoded by the coding sequence ATGGGCATCAGGAAGCTTGAGGCAAAAGGTTGCAATGTGTACCTGCTGAACAACTACCTCATAGACACCGGCACTTCCAATTCAGGAGAGATGATCCTAAAGCAGATCTCGGATGAAAAGATTGATGGGATAATAATAACCCATGCTCACCTCGACCACATCGGTTCGGCTGGATTTCTCCAGAGAGAGCTTGGGTGCAAGGTGTATGCCCACGAACTGGATATACCCTACATTCTGGGTGATAAAAAGCTCAGATACTCCGGATTTCTTGGAATCTTAGTAAGATTTGGTGAGAGGTTGTTTAAATGGGAGCCTCCTGAGGAAGTGGAGAAAATAGACAAAATACTTGATGTCTTCGAAGTCGGAGAATCCACCCACACAGATATCGCGGCTTTACACACTCCCGGACACACTCCCGGAAGCATATGCTTGATCTATGACAAAAACCTGATCTGCGGAGATCTTTTGAGAGATGGGAAGCTATCCAACAAATCCTTCTGCTCAGACTATGAGCAGTACCTTCATTCAGTGAGGGCAATTATGGATCTTGACTTTGAACTCGTGTATTCCGGGCATGGCAGAGTTTTCAGGAAAGAAGAGATAAAGGGGATATATTGA
- the eif5A gene encoding translation initiation factor IF-5A, which produces MKNQAEVRQLKEGGYVVIDDEPCEILSISVSKPGKHGAAKARIDAMGIFDKQKRSIVQPVTAKIYIPIVERKRAQVISVVGNVAQLMDLETYETFELTVPDELADKVTPGEEIVYIESMGKRKIAEK; this is translated from the coding sequence ATGAAGAATCAGGCTGAGGTTAGACAGCTAAAAGAAGGAGGATATGTTGTAATTGATGATGAACCATGTGAGATCCTGAGCATATCGGTAAGCAAACCCGGAAAACATGGTGCAGCCAAGGCAAGGATAGATGCGATGGGCATCTTCGATAAGCAGAAAAGAAGTATTGTGCAGCCAGTAACAGCCAAGATCTACATTCCAATAGTGGAGAGAAAGAGGGCTCAGGTTATCAGCGTTGTTGGGAATGTTGCACAGCTGATGGATCTCGAAACCTATGAGACATTCGAGCTCACGGTTCCAGATGAACTGGCTGACAAGGTCACTCCTGGAGAAGAGATTGTCTATATTGAGTCAATGGGCAAGAGGAAGATTGCTGAGAAGTAG